From Quercus lobata isolate SW786 chromosome 1, ValleyOak3.0 Primary Assembly, whole genome shotgun sequence, one genomic window encodes:
- the LOC115988110 gene encoding nudix hydrolase 9 isoform X3, with product MGSEGSGQQVIIQWNKVPVLIEEAFDASAISSVEGMCMEDTICFVVMDLIRILMTFMGTNLNPQWEKFLVPSEDDSIRCQHTSSPLGNGAIVETSDRKIIVLQRSTNVGEFPGHYVFPGGHPEPQEIGITSHQYVKDLTGSELINKKVSQEMFDSIIREVVEEIGVPASTLCNTVFLGISRRELNVRPTAFFSIKCSLESKEIQQLYLSAQDGYESTQLYAVSLSELENMTSKMPGCHQGGFALYKLMVESLKNT from the exons atGGGATCAGAAGGTTCAGGACAACAAGTCATTATACAATGGAACAAAGTTCCGG TTTTAATTGAAGAAGCATTTGATGCCAGTGCCATCAGTTCTGTTGAGGGCATGTG TATGGAGGACACAATTTGCTTTGTGGTGATGGATCTAATCAGGATTCTCAT GACTTTTATGGGGACAAACTTGAATCCTCAGTGGGAAAAGTTCTTGGTTCCATCAGAAG ATGACTCTATACGCTGTCAACACACCTCAAGTCCACTGGGTAATGGTGCAATAGTGGAGACATCTGACAGAAAAATAATTGTGTTGCAAAGAAGTACTAATGTTGGGGAATTTCCTGGACACTATGTTTTCCCAGGGGGCCATCCAGAG CCCCAAGAAATTGGAATTACATCCCATCAGTATGTCAAGGACTTGACAGGCTCCGAGCTTATTAACAAAAAGGTCTCTCAGGAGATGTTTGACAGCATTATCCGTGAAGTAGTTGAAGAAATTGGAGTACCTGCGTCAACCCTT TGCAATACTGTTTTCCTTGGTATATCCCGTAGGGAGTTGAATGTTAGACCAACCGCATTTTTCTCCATCAAATGCAGTCTGGAGTCAAAGGAAATTCAACAATTGTATTTGAGTGCACAAGATGGCTATGAGTCAACTCAACTCTATGCAGTTTCATTG AGCGAGTTAGAGAATATGACATCAAAAATGCCTGGCTGCCATCAAGGTGGATTTGCTCTTTACAAGTTGATGGTAGAATCTCTGAAGAATACTTGA